Within Candidatus Cloacimonadota bacterium, the genomic segment TTACATTAAGTTGGAGTTGTAGATTGCTTCGCAGGAATACCTTTGTAAGATTCCTCGCAATGACAATTTCATTCGTTGCAGAAACCTTGTTATTTAGATATCCAGGAAAAAGAACCTGTTAATTTACTTCGGATTTTAATTTTATCACCTTTTTTCAAAGAACCTACTCCTTCCGGAGTTCCAGTATAGATCAAATCTCCGGGAAGAAGTTTCCAGATTTTAGATATTTCAAAGATCAATTTTTTTATTGGGAAAATCATGTTTTGGGAATTTCCAGTTTGCCTTAATTCACCATTCACGAAACATCTGAATTCGATATTTTCTAAATCAATTTCTGGTGAAAACTGTACGAATTTTCCAATTGCTGCACTTTGTTCGAAAGATTTAGAAATTTCCCAGGGAAGACCTTTTTGCTTCAATTCTTTTTGTACATCGCGTAATGTCAAATCGAGTCCCAGAGAAAGACCTTTGATAAATTTATCTGATTCTTCAATGCTTTTTGCATAACCTTCTCTTCCGATTAAAATTACTATTTCGGATTCATAATGCAGATCTTTTCCGTGCTTTGGAAATTGGATTTCGTTTCCAACCGGAACAAGACTGGTAAAAGGTTTCATGAAGATTACCGGTCGGGATGGAATTTCATTATTCAGTTCTTTGGCGTGTTTGATATAATTTCTTCCAATACAGAAAATTCTGGTTGGAGGAAGAGACTC encodes:
- a CDS encoding FAA hydrolase family protein: MNLIIGNESLPPTRIFCIGRNYIKHAKELNNEIPSRPVIFMKPFTSLVPVGNEIQFPKHGKDLHYESEIVILIGREGYAKSIEESDKFIKGLSLGLDLTLRDVQKELKQKGLPWEISKSFEQSAAIGKFVQFSPEIDLENIEFRCFVNGELRQTGNSQNMIFPIKKLIFEISKIWKLLPGDLIYTGTPEGVGSLKKGDKIKIRSKLTGSFSWISK